The nucleotide sequence TCAAGGTTAGTTTCAGTTCATCACACAGTCGCATCAAAAATGAGCAATCAAAACATTTGGCTGCTACAtgctatatatttttgtgttccTTTATAGATGAGAGTGTTACAAACCAAGCCAGATTGacataataaacaaattttGAGCTGAGTGTGTGATACATTAGGCATGTGGTTTAGTCATGTTAAAATGGAGGCAAAACACTTCCCTTACTTGTTAGCAACATTAGCTTTGTAGCTTCAgtgcaaaataaaagaaacaaaacttaacagaCACCAAAAAGGGTTAAATGTTTTGGGTTATTCTTTAATTTAACGTGTAATTGTCACTTTTCAGCTTCACATTAGTGCCTTGTTTGACCATCACTTATTTCCAATGATGATGTTCTTGTTGAAAATAATAAGACAAGTTTAGATTAGAATTTAAACAGTACATGTGTAATTACAGACCTTTTAACTGATAATTACGTAAACGTGTGTGTTACTGACTTGTCTGCAGTACGGAGGGTCAGTAGGAAGCTGCTGCTGAACAGAGATATCAATAAATACTGCCGCTTTATTTGGAGGAACAGCACCTCTGCCAATTTTAACAGGTACGTTTTTTCTCCTTTCCTGCCTCAACATTAATGTTGGTTTGGTTCTTTGTGCTATATAGACTATGGAAATGAAAGTTGTGTTCCATATTTACGTAAACCACAtcctcattttttaaaatgctaattATCCAACACATTGTTTTGTACTTCTCAGGTGTGGCAGAGCCAGTGCTAACTACCGGACTGAGAGCTGCCTGGGTGTGATTGTAAGACATCAGttttatacatacatttatGATAATTTGCTCTGGCAAACTGTGTGCTCAGGCCTTGCTTCATGTTGACTGACAGATCCCAGATGACCACCTGAGTGGCTGTGTTGTTTATCCCCATCCTGACCAGCCAGACCTGAAGGTGATCAAACCAGATGGGGCGGGACTTCCAGACACAGATGTCCTACTTTATGTAAAAGCTCAAAACTCTGATAAATGCAGAGCTGATGTAAGTAGTGGTGGAGTTTTATACTGGTTCGAGACCGGTCTAATCtttctttgtgtaatatttaaggtgtattttaaaaaaataaaagtatcaGTATAATGTATCAATATAAGTGTTGCATTATTTGCTGTACCATATCCCAAGCACCTTGTAAGGCAGATCTACTGTTAATCCTAAAGACTACTGGTTAATCAGCTGGAGAAGATTTTATTCCTCATATTGCCCCTAAAATCTGTATTGTTCATAGTGAGAATATTAGGAGCACAGACCAGGGGGCTGGAAGAATGGATGAGGTGGGAAGCCCAGATATAGACAAAAGCTCTGTGTCTTAAAGTGTATTTAACTCTGGGGGAACTCTCTAACTCTACATTGTTTTTCCTGACCTATTcagtctattattattattattattattattattattattattattattattattattattattattattattattattattattattattattattattatagttattataataatattaatattatatagagtctatatacacatatacacactggaATTGTGTAATTCTTTCATGGATTTAGTGTTTTAAAAACTCTGTTATATCATACAATTTAATCTGACAAAGACTACCAACGTGAGTAAAATTGAAGGTTGTGTAAGGATTAACAAACATTGTTGCTGCTCACTGTTCTGGGTCACCACAGAAGATAAGGTTTTAAGTCAGATACTCTTCCTGATGCAACTCTCCCATTTTATCCTGGCTtgagaccggcactgagagttaatgcctcagtggctgggttggttccctgtCTGGGGCGATGAGGgtgtgggatcctgccactggaccagcAGGGAATAAGGGTtaacaaatattaataaataaataatatgatatACCAAGTTGATACACCATGAGTTGTGATTACATCAACATGTTATGTGTGTTTAGTCTAGCCTGCTGGCCTATTCAGCGCATTGTCAGAGCGACTCAGAGGGGCGACCAGTGGCTGGTGTTATGGTCATCTGCAGGGAGCCACTCAGCATGGAGGGATTCAGTCATGAACATATGTTGCAGgtatctgtgtatgtgaatttgtgtgacataaatgacaaaaatgttaaaaaataaacaatttgtgtgtaatgttttgcTCATTGTTTCACAGACTGTGATCCATGAGTTGCTGCATGTGCTGGGTTTCAGTAAAGAACTCTTCAGCAAGTGGACAGACCGTTCCCTCTCTTCCCAGAGCAAGTTGTTAAAATCTTGATAATTAAGTCAGTGAATATTAACTAATATATGTGTTTTAGTTGTGGTTACTGTTACTACCGTGTACAGTAGTGAATGGTGGGTATATAACAGTactagtgtgttggtgttgtatagTGGACAAGGACTCCTCTCATGGTCAGGTGATTTACACTGATGAGTCTGGACAGATGAGGCTCTACACTCCTAACATCAATAAGGCTCTACAAACACACctcaacagcacacacactgaactgggAGCTCCATTAGAAAATCAGGTATACATACCCACATATGAgttaagataaaatattgaataaGACATTAGATTAAAAgtttaaaatctctctctctctctctctctctctctctctctcatatcagGATGCTGATACTCGTGGTTTTTCTTCACATTGGGAGGCTCGAGTTCTGCAGGGCTCCATTATGACAGCCATGTTAGCAGAACCAACTCTGGTCCAGATTGATGTGATCACTCTCTCAGCCTTCCAGGACACAGGCTGGTACTCAGTGAACCTCAGCCAAGCCCAGAACTTGCTTTGGGGAGAGAGTAAGACTGACTGAGTATTTCCTACAGGGATAGAAGGTCCCGGAACAAATGATAATGCATATGATTTCTAAGCAACTGCACAGTAGCATAATTTTGTAGTTTTGTCTCTGGCTCACTCACAATAAGGACAGAGTGAGATTGTCAGATTTACTCTGGGGGTATTTTACATTTGGGAGTTATACAACAACCATGTGCCAAATATGAGGTCTTTTTAAGTCCACTGTTTAATATATGGTTAAGAAGAAAGAACATGCTTGTAAGCTTAGAAATAGCTGACCATCTGGCAGATCACAGAAGACAGCTGTCTCTGACTGAACAAAAATTTTCAGTGATGTATATCATTAGTCATTGTTCTATTTTAAATATCATGTGCTGGAATAGTGTTTAAAATGTCTCCCATAAGTACATTCAGCTGCCCTGTGATGTTTTATGAGCAGCAGATATGGTGGCTTTATGTGTTTTAAAAGAAACATATTTTAAGCCAGACTCTCCCAAATTGCACGGTATATATGTAAGTAAAAAATAACGACCTCAAAATCTTGCTTGTTTTGCAGATGAAGGAACTTTATTCGGGTCTGTTTCCACCTGTAATCGTTCCTCATCCTTCTTCTGTACTGGCAGGTACATTTACTTTCTAACTTTCTTACTGTATCTGTTCATGGAGAAATTCCTGGTGGGACTTTACTATAGCTAGAGTTGAACTTATTTAATTAAACTGTAATATAATGGCTGGATATTTAATAACTGTCTTGTGCTGTCAGTGGATTTGGTTGCCATTATCTTCACCTCCACAAGGGGGTGTGCCAGAGTGATGAGTATCTGGAGGGCTGTCGAATTTACAAACCTTTAGCCAATGGTGTAAGTCTTCAAACCCTCTCTGTCCTTGAtaccattttgttttcttttacccTTGAACTCTGGCCCTGTTCTCCTTTTTCCTCATTTATTTCTCCAGAGTGAATGTTGGAAAGAAGAGAATGAAACAGGGAGTGGACCAGAGGTGTGGAGCGGAGAAATTTTTCACTCAGACAGCCGCTGTTTTCTCTCAAACATTATCAGAAAGGTAGAAATGCACAAGATCCATTGTGCAAATGTATCTGTGCATTTGCATAGCAAGCAAAGCAAAGGAAAACAATCTTATCTTCAACATTGAAGACTTAAATCTtgattaaattcaatttattttattttattcattttataggATCATTTCTCCTTAAACACCTCTGTATCAGGCCGTTGTTACAGGCACAGGTGCACTGGAAGTAATAGGTACCAGATCCAGGTGGTgggctctgattggctggactGCCCACCTGGGAGGAGCATTAAGGTATACTCAAAAGGCATTATCAGAATAGTAAGCCTTAATGATTAATTTTCAGCACAGATCTTCACAGAACAGTTCAGCCAAAATGCTAATGTGTGTAGCAATAAAGTTAACACAGCCCTGGTAGGTGTCTTACATATTAAGCCTTGTTAACATTTTTAGGCAAATTCTTAAAAACATGACGTCTGTGACACTGGAACATTAATTTCTATGTTCTTGTATGTTATGTTTTAAGGTGTTTGGATATCGGGGTGCAGTTTTCTGTCCTGACAAACGATTATGTCATTACCATGGTATAGTCCCTCCCACTTCACTGTACAAGCCCTTCCCACTGCTTCTTACTGCAGTCCCATCCAGGTCAGTAGTgttcaacacacaaacacagtcctgaatttattttctgtacataCATCTACATACTTATAATACATCtatcatcattcatcatttgCAGGGATCAATCTCTGACACAAAGACCCATAACTGACCTGAGGTTTGAGGCTCTTTCCTTTTCAGAGATGGGAGTAAAGACAGTGGTGGGTGTCAGTGCTGTGCTCTTTTTCTTGGGCTCTTTCATGACAATCTACAGAAAGTGCTGCCCATCCAGGCTCCGAGTGCATGCCCTCGAACATTCACCTTATGCACTGCAGGTGTAGCCCAATGCCTCTCATAATTCTACTGCATACACTGTTTACACAGCTGTTAATGGACTGTATTCTTTTGAGAATATTACAGATTTGGTTAAATGATATAGACATTTTtggaaaacaaaaatcattttaCAACCAAAAGATCATATGTATTTATTGCAATGATTGAAATACTGTAGCTCAAAATTAatttacagaaaagaaaaatgacaagAGTAGGACAGTACACCATTTCCAAACTTTTCACAGACGTAAAAGATCTGCTTACTGACtgcaaatgtatatataaacatgatTTAAATATTCAGTAAATGATTTCTTCcgcaacagaaaaaaagaaaactattggaaaattattacaattattcaAAACATCAATAAattgaaatcacaaaaaatagtaatataataagGAAAGGTAATAATGTAAGGAAGTAGAATCCCTCTTTCATTTTCAGCGCTACTGTTCTCAAAGTAAATCGACAATCTGTCTCATTACGTAACTAATGTTTTAgtggttttttttccttatgaATACAATGTTTTAATGTCTTACAATTTACACAGTAGAtatcagaaatgaacacagagaCGGAACGATTTATAGAACTGTGGAACTGTGCAGTTTTCACAGTAAAGCATTTCTTAGTAACATTCACTTTTGTAATACGTAAGTAATAACACGACAGATTGTGCTGTTATATTAAagcaaatgaatgaaacaaGCACATTATCAATTATTATCAACCTGTgcaattatatgaaaataatgcacaacttctgaccaatcagcgtTGAGTAATCTTTGACCTTTAAAATGTAACTTATATAACAATGTAACAATGACATCTTTACAGCATGTTTATATCAGCAGTCTTCTATGTACTAACGTAATTGTGGAATTAGAAAGGTAAACACTCATGAGTCCACTTTTTTGGCTACTAGCTGGACATGCAGGGTAACATCAGAGTTTGTGGTGAGAAACAAACTTTTTTCTCATGGGTTGGACCTGAATATACAAAATGCACCAAGTCAATCCAGTTTAACAATATGTGTGATTGtcaaaacaacataaaacaactATTTGGCTGCATTTAGTAAAAAACTGCCcccaaaaataagtaaataaactcATTTATGCACTTTCCACAAAAACTATACTGCTAATCATCTGTAGAAAATCCACTACCACACCATTTGTGTTCATGacttgtgtgtgagttttgttaAAGCATCACTCTTTCTTTCCCAGACGCTCTGGCACTAGCAGATTCAAACACTGGCACTGCATGAGTTATTTACATTGCAGTGACAGAGTAATTGTCAATCATTAATTATCTACCGCTTCCACGTACTTCTGATCAGAATAAAGGTTTGTAAGattcaaaaccaaaaaaatcatGGGCTTTAAAACCACTGCCATATTGCTGCACGGGGGAAAAAATTTCTCAGTGTATTCAAGTACTCATATACATCACagatgatcagtggtgctgaGTTGTCATTGTTAAAATTAAAACCTGGACTGAATAATGGATTGAGTTTTTCAGTAAAAGACTGACCAGTTATAGAGTAAATATGAGACCTGGCCTTAGCATCATAAAAGGAGACCAGACCctcctcataatccacaaacacacccaccttctccattttctctctcagagAGAGTCTGACACAAGAGCCAGCACAAGCCAAGTAATCCTTGCCATTCCTTTTAATCATAGACCAGATCCCATCATTATGATTAGAATAAAATGGCCCGTACCTGCTAACAGATTCTCTGGCCACTCCTAAATCCCACTCAGTTTTCCCTGTGACCTGCACCTCATAATAAAACCTGCCTGAGGAAAAACCCTCCTTTGCTAAGACATACGGTTCATTAAATCTTTTTTGGTTGTATGGAACACTTTTCCATGAGTGTGGCTCACTCCTCACTTGTTTTCCATCCTGAGACAAGATGAGATACCTATTTGCTGTATCAGGATCCAGTGTCACattcactgaaaataaaaaaaagagacacagatactgataaaaatcaaacacacatatggCATGAAAATGAGCACAGTGTACTTCCAGTAGTTTAACTTATATAGTATGTGAATACAAATCTATCCTTGTAATACTATGTAAATACTATTGACACTTTACCTGCATAAATCTGAATCCAGACTGGTTTCATCGCTGGTATGAGGAAAGGCGCTAGCAGTACAAGATACAGCAGTATACTTTTCAAGGCTGCAATTATCATAAAACTGTTAATTATCATCAAAATGATACTAAACTgacactttaaataaaaacaaaaaaacaaaaccattaaACACTGTACCTTCTGCCTTATGCCGATTCATTTGCtctataaagaaacaaaacattataacattttgtttttattttaaaacatatttctaCTTTTGTTTAAAGAATAtgaatacatatacagtaaatgaatataaatacattattttgtGAAGTCAACTAATTATATTTCCTGATGTGATGTAGTATAATGAAAAGTAGTTTAAAAGGTTGACTTTATTAGATTATGTTATCTAATAAATTATGTTATCTAATCGGCCAATTATGTGACAGTAATGCAATGCAGTCATGTGCATACAGATCATGGGCTTCAAATAATGTTTACTATCTAACATcagaatgaatagaaaatgtgatctctgtgactttgattTTGAAATAgctgttggtaccagatgggctgattTCAGatgctgctgatctcctgggatattcacacacaacagtcttctTAGATTTTACACTgaatgttgtaaaaaaaaaacaaaatacactgACTAAGTGACAATTAGAAATGCGTAGACATGATCTGatgataagagaggtcagaggaaaattgCCAGATTGCTTCAAGCTGCCAGGAAATATTATTAGTATACGAGGCTTACGCCAACAGTATTCACTTACTtaatttttgcatttctttatcCATTTCACTGTTGAGCTCTTTGTGAAGATGAGACAAAGATTTTTGCAGAGTCTTCTTACTGAGATCAGTGTTCATACTGATCTCAGTCCAGTTCTTGGTGTGTGGAGGGCTTGACATGGAGGAGTAAATCTACAGTACAGCAGAAGTGAGTAGAAATCCCTCAGTATTGCAGCATGCTGTAATTGCCATTCAAAAGAACAAAGAATACTGACCTGAATTTTTTGGAGATAGTTTTTAGCATCAGAAAGCTGGTTCAGCTGTAAATCTTTTCTCTTTAGCACAGTGATTTCCTGCTCCAGCTCTTTAATGAGTCCTTCAGCCTGACTCTCTGCTGCTTTCTGCTTCTCCTCCATCACCTCGAGCAGCTCAGCCTGACTTTTCTCAATGGAGCGAATCAGAGCAGTGAAGACTTCAACACCTTGTGAAATCTCTTCCTCTGTGCTTTTCTACTGAAAGGGATCAGGCTGCATAAATATTGTCTCTAGCAGCAGTAAAATAACAAGTTAGACATAACCACAAAAACGTTTTGAAGACGCACTTTGCTGATCTGCAGTGAACGCTCAATCTCTTCAGTCTTCTCTAACCTCTCCTGGATCATTTGTTGCACTTCTGTTTGGGTTTTCTTCAAGCAAGCCTGTTAAGAGAGATTattttgaatgaaatgaatgaaatagcctttatttgtcacatatacattactgcacaattctttcttcacatatcccatccttggaggttggggtcagagcgcagggtcagccatgatacagtgcccctggagcagagagggttaaggg is from Hemibagrus wyckioides isolate EC202008001 linkage group LG07, SWU_Hwy_1.0, whole genome shotgun sequence and encodes:
- the LOC131356591 gene encoding ciliated left-right organizer metallopeptidase, with amino-acid sequence MKSFPYPILLPLLLLMSCVWGKCIFDEVQSSVRVLSSPDNQPNPSDWSFRDGDATEQEDWLTNAQIQKHQNDILQYSPTQRFKRAVQDRIKVIDKPQPIRIKTWTPRESPVLSLWETERLEAAVSHAISTVSKLIAVRRVSRKLLLNRDINKYCRFIWRNSTSANFNRCGRASANYRTESCLGVIIPDDHLSGCVVYPHPDQPDLKVIKPDGAGLPDTDVLLYVKAQNSDKCRADSSLLAYSAHCQSDSEGRPVAGVMVICREPLSMEGFSHEHMLQTVIHELLHVLGFSKELFSKWTDRSLSSQMDKDSSHGQVIYTDESGQMRLYTPNINKALQTHLNSTHTELGAPLENQDADTRGFSSHWEARVLQGSIMTAMLAEPTLVQIDVITLSAFQDTGWYSVNLSQAQNLLWGENEGTLFGSVSTCNRSSSFFCTGSGFGCHYLHLHKGVCQSDEYLEGCRIYKPLANGSECWKEENETGSGPEVWSGEIFHSDSRCFLSNIIRKDHFSLNTSVSGRCYRHRCTGSNRYQIQVVGSDWLDCPPGRSIKVFGYRGAVFCPDKRLCHYHGIVPPTSLYKPFPLLLTAVPSRDQSLTQRPITDLRFEALSFSEMGVKTVVGVSAVLFFLGSFMTIYRKCCPSRLRVHALEHSPYALQV